From the Lathyrus oleraceus cultivar Zhongwan6 chromosome 4, CAAS_Psat_ZW6_1.0, whole genome shotgun sequence genome, one window contains:
- the LOC127137752 gene encoding uncharacterized protein LOC127137752, protein MAKYEVCIDGIEAAIDLRIKDLEVYGDSAMVINQINGDWETHHPNLIPYREHVIKLIPYFEEITFDHIPREENHLADALVTLASIFRVEWAIKAPSINIMRLDEPAFCYTNDEARDDKPWFYDIKRYLEKQEYPEDTSIPNKKTLRKLSSRFFLSGDVLYKRNHDSVMLIYMDRHEADIVIEDIHEVSFGIHSSGHSMETKILRAGYHNK, encoded by the coding sequence ATGGCCAAATATGAAGTTTGTATCGATGGGATTGAAGCTgctattgatttgagaatcaaggATCTTGAGGTATATGGGGATTCTGCTATGGTCATCAACCAAATCAATGGAGATTGGGAGACTCATCACCCAAATCTGATCCCATACCGAGAGCACGTGATAAAGTTGATTCCATATTTTGAGGAGATCACATTTGATCATATTCCAAGAGAAGAAAATCATTTAGCTGATGCATTGGTTACTCTAGCATCCATATTCAGAGTTGAGTGGGCGATTAAGGCCCCCTCTATCAACATTATGAGGTTGGATGAGCCAGCGTTTTGCTACACTAATGATGAAGCACGAGATGATAAACCTTGGTTTTATGATATCAAAAGATACCTTGAGAAACAGGAATACCCGGAGGATACGTCTATCCCAAACAAGAAAACACTAAGGAAACTATCTTCCAGGTTTTTCTTAAGtggtgatgtgttgtataagaggaatcATGATTCTGTTATGCTCATATacatggatagacatgaagcagacatAGTTATTGAGGATATTCACGAAGTTTCATTTGGAATACACTCCAGTGGTCATTCCATGGAGACAAAGATTCTGAGAGCAGGTTATCATAACAaataa